A single Cellulomonas sp. SLBN-39 DNA region contains:
- the lysA gene encoding diaminopimelate decarboxylase yields the protein MTDAPAGHAAGVPAGVPWSTGVVRGADGVVRVAGADVHTLAAEHGTPAYVLDEADLRARARAFREAFEAACAQVGTGADVYYAGKALLTRAVARWVHEEGLRVDTASGGELAVALAGGVPGADIGLHGNNKSDAELHAALDAGVGRIIVDSLVEVDRLADLVAARRAAGTPTDAAPVMVRLTTGVHAGGHEFIATAHEDQKFGLSLAAGPAGGDSPAVTALLRVLERPELRLLGLHSHIGSQILDPAGFGAAAEKVLALRAALAARTGVLVEEVDLGGGYGIAYLPGEVALDPDRAAKEVVHAVADACRALGTPLPRLSVEPGRAIVGPAGLTLYTVGTVKPVRLDDGRVRTYVSVDGGMSDNIRPALYGARYHAELVGRASDAAPVLARVVGKHCESGDVVVHEVQLPGDVRAGDLLAVAATGAYGRSMASGYNLLTRPPVVAVRAGASRVLVRRETLADLLALDVGDA from the coding sequence GTGACCGACGCGCCGGCCGGGCACGCCGCGGGCGTCCCGGCCGGGGTGCCGTGGTCCACCGGCGTCGTGCGCGGCGCGGACGGCGTCGTCCGCGTGGCGGGCGCCGACGTGCACACCCTCGCGGCGGAGCACGGCACGCCCGCCTACGTGCTCGACGAGGCCGACCTGCGCGCGCGGGCCCGGGCCTTCCGGGAGGCCTTCGAGGCCGCGTGCGCGCAGGTCGGCACGGGTGCCGACGTGTACTACGCCGGCAAGGCGCTGCTCACGCGCGCGGTCGCCCGCTGGGTGCACGAGGAGGGGCTGCGCGTCGACACGGCCAGCGGCGGCGAGCTCGCGGTCGCCCTCGCGGGCGGCGTGCCGGGTGCCGACATCGGCCTGCACGGCAACAACAAGTCCGACGCCGAGCTGCACGCGGCCCTGGACGCGGGCGTCGGGCGGATCATCGTCGACTCCCTCGTCGAGGTGGACCGGCTCGCGGACCTCGTGGCCGCCCGCCGCGCCGCGGGGACACCCACGGACGCCGCCCCGGTGATGGTCCGGCTGACGACGGGCGTGCACGCGGGCGGGCACGAGTTCATCGCCACCGCCCACGAGGACCAGAAGTTCGGGCTCTCGCTGGCCGCCGGGCCCGCCGGCGGTGACAGCCCTGCCGTCACGGCGCTGCTGCGCGTGCTGGAGCGCCCCGAGCTGCGGCTGCTCGGCCTGCACTCGCACATCGGCTCGCAGATCCTCGACCCGGCCGGGTTCGGCGCGGCCGCCGAGAAGGTCCTCGCGCTGCGCGCCGCGCTGGCCGCGCGCACGGGGGTGCTGGTCGAGGAGGTCGACCTCGGCGGCGGCTACGGCATCGCGTACCTGCCCGGCGAGGTCGCGCTCGACCCGGACCGCGCGGCCAAGGAGGTCGTGCACGCGGTCGCGGACGCCTGCCGCGCGCTCGGCACCCCGCTGCCGCGCCTGTCGGTCGAGCCGGGCCGGGCGATCGTCGGCCCCGCGGGGCTGACGCTCTACACGGTGGGCACGGTCAAGCCGGTGCGGCTGGACGACGGGCGCGTGCGCACGTACGTCTCGGTCGACGGCGGCATGAGCGACAACATCCGTCCCGCGCTGTACGGCGCGCGGTACCACGCCGAGCTGGTCGGCCGGGCGTCCGACGCGGCGCCGGTGCTGGCCCGTGTGGTCGGCAAGCACTGCGAGAGCGGCGACGTGGTGGTGCACGAGGTGCAGCTGCCGGGCGACGTGCGCGCCGGGGACCTGCTCGCCGTGGCGGCGACGGGCGCGTACGGCCGGTCGATGGCGTCGGGCTACAACCTGCTGACCCGGCCGCCGGTCGTGGCGGTCCGCGCGGGTGCGTCGCGCGTGCTCGTGCGCCGCGAGACGCTCGCCGACCTCCTCGCCCTCGACGTCGGCGACGCCTGA
- a CDS encoding heme ABC transporter ATP-binding protein, with protein MTATAPGGVVLAARGVHVAYGAHRVLDGIDLDVRGGELVALVGPNGAGKSTLLGVLAGEPHPDAGRVLLDGVDVRDLPLTDLARQRAVMLQEVRVSFPFRVREVVAMGRHPWRGTPQEADDDAVVDRALVAADVVPLADRTFPTLSGGERARAAFARVLAQDGRVLLLDEPTAALDVRHQEAVLARARAAAGDGCAVVVVLHDLTLAAAYADRVVVLAGGRVAADGPPRAVLTSALLTEVYGHPLEVVPRAGTDEVVILPVRRPRPVGDPAPSAHHGADQPADHPADHPAAAAARPCEVVP; from the coding sequence GTGACCGCGACGGCGCCCGGCGGCGTCGTCCTCGCCGCGCGGGGCGTCCACGTCGCGTACGGCGCGCACCGGGTGCTCGACGGCATCGACCTCGACGTGCGCGGGGGCGAGCTCGTCGCCCTCGTCGGACCCAACGGCGCCGGCAAGTCCACCCTCCTCGGCGTCCTGGCCGGCGAGCCGCACCCCGACGCGGGGCGGGTGCTCCTCGACGGCGTCGACGTGCGCGACCTGCCCCTGACGGACCTGGCGAGACAGCGGGCCGTCATGCTCCAGGAGGTCCGGGTGTCCTTCCCGTTCCGGGTCCGCGAGGTCGTCGCCATGGGACGGCACCCGTGGCGCGGGACCCCGCAGGAGGCCGACGACGACGCCGTCGTGGACCGCGCGCTCGTCGCGGCCGACGTCGTCCCCCTCGCCGACCGCACGTTCCCGACGCTGTCCGGCGGGGAGCGGGCCCGCGCCGCGTTCGCCCGGGTGCTCGCCCAGGACGGCCGGGTCCTGCTCCTCGACGAGCCGACGGCCGCGCTCGACGTGCGGCACCAGGAGGCCGTCCTCGCCCGCGCCCGTGCCGCGGCCGGCGACGGCTGCGCGGTCGTCGTCGTGCTGCACGACCTCACGCTCGCCGCCGCGTACGCGGACCGCGTCGTCGTCCTGGCCGGCGGCCGGGTCGCGGCCGACGGCCCGCCGCGCGCCGTCCTCACGTCGGCCCTGCTCACCGAGGTGTACGGCCACCCGCTCGAGGTCGTGCCGCGCGCCGGGACCGACGAGGTCGTGATCCTCCCGGTGCGCAGGCCCCGCCCCGTCGGCGACCCCGCCCCGTCCGCGCACCACGGCGCGGACCAGCCCGCCGACCATCCCGCCGACCACCCTGCGGCCGCCGCCGCCCGTCCCTGCGAGGTCGTCCCGTGA
- a CDS encoding hemin ABC transporter substrate-binding protein, producing the protein MRAAATWRRLARTAAALTATAALAACSTLGGAAGPVADGGARLADVAPVADPRALEGPSTAVVADAAVRPVADDPQPQLPASVVDVQGTSVTVTDVSRILALDVYGTLSRTVFELGLGDNVVGRDVSSGFAEIADRPLVTTGGHDLSAEAILELAPTVVVTDTTLGPWDAVLQVRDAGVPVVVVDSRRDVTTVGDLVQQVADALGVPDQGEELAQRARTEIDAKIAEIAAVAPADPADRLRIMFLYARGQAGVYYLFGEGSGADSLVEAVGGVDVAGEIGWEGMRPLNDEGLVTAAPDVILMMTDGLESVGGVDGLLERLPAVASTPAGERRRVVDMADSQVLSFGPATADVLDALAVALYAPGQDDA; encoded by the coding sequence GTGCGCGCGGCAGCGACCTGGCGGCGGCTGGCGAGGACGGCCGCCGCCCTGACGGCGACGGCGGCGCTGGCCGCGTGCAGCACGCTCGGGGGCGCGGCCGGGCCCGTCGCCGACGGCGGTGCCCGCCTGGCCGACGTCGCGCCGGTCGCCGACCCCCGCGCGCTCGAGGGGCCGAGCACCGCGGTCGTCGCCGACGCCGCCGTGCGCCCCGTCGCCGACGACCCGCAGCCGCAGCTGCCCGCGAGCGTCGTCGACGTGCAGGGCACGTCCGTCACGGTCACGGACGTCAGCCGCATCCTGGCGCTCGACGTGTACGGCACGCTCTCGCGCACGGTCTTCGAGCTCGGTCTCGGCGACAACGTCGTGGGCCGGGACGTCTCCTCGGGGTTCGCCGAGATCGCCGACCGGCCCCTGGTCACCACCGGGGGGCACGACCTGTCCGCCGAGGCGATCCTCGAGCTCGCCCCCACCGTGGTCGTCACCGACACCACCCTCGGTCCCTGGGACGCGGTGCTCCAGGTCCGCGACGCGGGCGTCCCCGTCGTCGTCGTCGACTCCCGCCGCGACGTGACGACCGTCGGCGACCTCGTCCAGCAGGTCGCCGACGCGCTCGGCGTCCCCGACCAGGGCGAGGAGCTCGCCCAGCGGGCCAGGACCGAGATCGACGCGAAGATCGCCGAGATCGCGGCCGTCGCCCCCGCGGACCCGGCCGACCGGCTGCGGATCATGTTCCTCTACGCCCGCGGCCAGGCCGGCGTCTACTACCTGTTCGGCGAGGGGTCCGGCGCCGACTCGCTCGTGGAGGCGGTCGGCGGCGTCGACGTCGCCGGCGAGATCGGCTGGGAGGGCATGCGCCCGCTCAACGACGAGGGCCTCGTCACCGCCGCACCCGACGTGATCCTCATGATGACCGACGGCCTCGAGTCCGTCGGGGGGGTCGACGGGCTGCTCGAGCGCCTGCCGGCGGTGGCGAGCACCCCGGCCGGCGAGCGGCGCCGCGTCGTCGACATGGCCGACTCCCAGGTGCTGAGCTTCGGGCCGGCGACGGCGGACGTGCTCGACGCGCTCGCGGTCGCGCTGTACGCACCGGGCCAGGACGACGCGTGA
- a CDS encoding iron ABC transporter permease has product MSPAPARALLLGGLGVAVVVLTLVSAGTGQLHVPPAEVLGSLLHRVGLDVGPVPTHPHGDAALWTVRFPRVAMALLVGAALATGGAVMQGVFGNPLADPGVVGVSSGAAVGACLVIVTGWAFAGPWTVALLAFVGGLVATLVVYATARAGGRTEVVTLVLTGVAVNAVGGAAVAFLTFLGDTQAREQIVFWQLGSLNGTRWAYVGVVAPLVALGVVAALLLARRLDLLALGERNARHLGVDVERLRLTAVVVVAVLTAAAVAFVGVIAFVGLVVPHVVRMVVGPGHAVLVPASALGGAVLLLGADLVARTAVPYADLPIGMLTALVGGPFFFWLIRRTRRTAGGWA; this is encoded by the coding sequence GTGAGCCCGGCACCCGCCCGGGCGCTGCTCCTCGGGGGCCTCGGGGTCGCCGTCGTCGTGCTCACCCTGGTCTCGGCCGGCACCGGGCAGCTCCACGTGCCGCCCGCCGAGGTGCTCGGCTCGTTGCTGCACCGCGTCGGCCTCGACGTGGGTCCGGTGCCGACCCACCCCCACGGTGACGCGGCCCTGTGGACCGTCCGGTTCCCGCGGGTCGCCATGGCCCTGCTCGTCGGCGCCGCGCTGGCCACCGGCGGTGCGGTCATGCAGGGGGTGTTCGGCAACCCCCTCGCGGACCCGGGCGTCGTCGGCGTCTCGTCGGGCGCCGCCGTGGGGGCCTGCCTCGTCATCGTCACCGGGTGGGCGTTCGCCGGGCCCTGGACCGTGGCGCTGCTCGCCTTCGTCGGCGGCCTCGTCGCCACGCTCGTGGTCTACGCCACCGCCCGCGCCGGCGGGCGCACCGAGGTCGTCACGCTCGTCCTGACCGGCGTCGCCGTCAACGCCGTCGGCGGTGCCGCGGTCGCGTTCCTCACCTTCCTCGGCGACACCCAGGCCCGGGAGCAGATCGTGTTCTGGCAGCTCGGCAGCCTCAACGGCACCCGGTGGGCGTACGTCGGCGTCGTCGCGCCGCTCGTCGCGCTGGGCGTCGTGGCCGCCCTCCTGCTGGCCCGCCGCCTCGACCTGCTCGCGCTCGGCGAGCGCAACGCCCGGCACCTCGGTGTCGACGTCGAGCGGCTGCGGCTCACCGCCGTCGTCGTCGTGGCCGTGCTCACCGCCGCCGCCGTCGCGTTCGTCGGCGTGATCGCCTTCGTCGGGCTCGTCGTGCCGCACGTGGTGCGCATGGTCGTCGGCCCCGGGCACGCGGTCCTCGTGCCCGCGTCCGCGCTCGGCGGTGCCGTGCTGCTCCTCGGAGCCGACCTCGTGGCCCGCACCGCCGTGCCCTACGCCGACCTGCCGATCGGCATGCTCACCGCGCTCGTCGGCGGCCCGTTCTTCTTCTGGCTCATCCGCCGGACCCGCCGGACCGCGGGAGGCTGGGCGTGA